DNA from Roseomonas gilardii subsp. gilardii:
GCACGAACTGCACATGCGGCGGCGGCTTCAGCAGCCCCTGCTTCACCATGTCCACCGTGTTGTAGAGCATGGCGAGGTCGAAGGCCTCGATCTCCGGCTTGATGCCGTAATCGAGCATCTGCTGCGCCAGGTGGCGCACGAAATCCGGCGGGTTCTCATAGACGATGGTGGGGAAGTTCACCGAGCCGGTGGCGAGCGAGGCCATGTCCGGCTTCAGGTAGAGCATCGCCCCGCGCTGATCCATCGAGCGCCCCCGGCCACCGGTCGAGAACTGGATGATGATGTCCGGGCAGTGCTTGCGGATGCCCTCCTGCAAAGCCGCGAACTTCTCCGGGTCGGAGGAGGAGCTCTCATCCTCGTTGCGGACATGGACATGGACCAGGGCGGCCCCGGCCTCATAGGCGGCCTGGGTGGATTCCACCTGTTCCGGAATGGTGATCGGAACGGCGGGGTTGTCCTTCTTGCGCGGCACCGAGCCGGTGATGGCCACGCTGATGATGCAAGGCTCGCCCATGGTTCCGTTTCCTCCCTGGTCCCGTCCGTTCCCGGACGCCTTCGATCAGACTTTCTCGATGAGGGCCGCGATGCCCTGACCGACGCCGATGCACATGGTGGCGATGGCGCGCCGGCCGCCCAGCGTCTCCAGCGCGTTCACCGAGGTCAAGGCGATACGCGCCCCGGAGGCGCCCAGCGGATGCCCCAGCGCGATGGCGCCGCCATGCGGGTTCACCTGCGGCGCGTCGTCCGGCAGGCCGAGGTCGCGCGTCACCGCCAGCGCCTGGCTGGCGAAGGCCTCGTTCAGCTCGATCACGTCGATCTCGCCGATCGACAGGCCGGTGCGGGCCAGCAGCTTCCTGGTCGCGGGCGCCGGGCCGAAGCCCATGATGCGCGGCTCGACGCCGGCGGTGGCCATGCTCACCACCCGGGCGCGCGGGGTCAGCCCGTATTTCCGGGCCGCCGCCTCGCTGGCGATGATCAGCGCCGCGGCGCCGTCATTCACGCCGGAGGCATTGCCCGCCGTGACCGTGCCGGGGGTGCGGAAGGGGGTCTTGAGCTTGGCCAGCCCTTCCAGCGTCGTGTCGGGGCGCGGATGCTCGTCCAGCTCCACCACCGTGTCGCCCTTGCGGCCGGGGATGGTGACGGGGATGATCTCGCGGGCGAAGAAGCCCGCCTCCTGCGCCGCCTTGGCCTTCTGCTGGGAACGATAGGCGAAGACGTCCTGGTCCTCGCGCGAGATGCCGAACTGCTCCGCCACGTTCTCGCCCGTCTCGGGCATGGAATCCGTGCCGTAGGTCTTCTTCATCATCGGGTTGACGAAGCGCCAGCCGATGGTGGTGTCCTCGATCTTCGCCTCGCGCGAGAAGGCCGTCGCCGCCTTGCCCATCACGAAGGGCGCGCGGGTCATGCTTTCCACGCCGCCGGCGATCACCAGCTCGGCATCGCCGGCGCGGATCATGCGCGCCGCCGTGCCCACGGCATCGAGGCCCGAGCCGCAGAGCCGGTTCAGCGTCGAGCCCGGCACCGCCACGGGCAGGCCGGCAAGCAGCACCGCCATGCGGGCCACGTCGCGGTTGTCCTCGCCCGCCTGGTTGGCGCAGCCGACATAGCAGTCGTCCACCGCTGCCCAGTCCACGCCCTTGTTGCGCTCCACCAGGGCGCGGAAGGTATGGGCCAGCAGGTCGTCCGGCCGCACATCCTTCAGCGCGCCGGCATAGCGGCCGATCGGGGTGCGGACGAAATCGCAGATATAAGCGTCAGCCATGGTTCGCTCCCCTCAATCCGCCTGGTGCAGCTTCGCGCCGGTCCTGGCCTGCAGCGTGTCGAAATCCAGCCCCGGCACCATCTCGCGCACCACGAAGCCCTGCGCCGTGATGTCGATCACCGCGAGGTTGGTATAGACCCGCGTCACCGCGCGTCCGGCCGTCAGCGGATAGGAGCATTCCTCCACCAGCCGCGGCCGCCCGTCCTTGGTCGTGTGTTCCATCACCACCCAGAGACGCTTGGCGCCCACCGAGAGGTCCATGGCCCCGCCCACGGCCGGGGCGCTGTCATTGGCCGAGGTCGCCCAGTTGGCGATGTCGCCGTTCTGCGCCACCTCGAAGGCCCCGAGCACGCAGAGGTCCAGATGCCCGCCGCGGATGATCGAGAAGCTGTCGGCATGGTGGAAGAAGCTGCCGCCCGGCGTCAGCGTCACATGCTGCTTGCCCGCGTTGATCAGCCAGGGATCGACCTTGCCTTCCTCCGGTGCCGGGCCCATGCCCAGCAGCCCGTTCTCGGAATGGATCACCACCTCGTGGCCCGCCGGGATCTGGTCGGCCACCAGGGTCGGCACACCGATGCCCAGGTTCACGTACCAGCCCTCGGGAATGTCCCGCGCCACGCGCGCCGCCATCTGCGGGCGGCTGAGCGGCCTGAAGTTCAGGGTCTCCGACATGTCTCGCTCCTCCGCCTCAGCGGGCCTTCTCAACTCTGGGGATCGCCATAGGGAACATGCACCACGCGGTCGGTGAAGATTCCGGGCGTGACGATGGTCTCCGGGTCCAGCCTCCGCTCATCCTCGCAGAGATGCTGGGTCTGCACGACGGTGCATTTGCCCGCCATGGCCATCACCGGATTGAAGTTCCGGCCGGACTCCCGGTAGACGAGGTTGCCCCAGCGGTCCGCCCGCCAGGCCTCGACCAGGGCGAGGTCGCCCGGCAGCGCCTCTTCCAGGATGCAGGGGCGGCCATTGTACTCGCGCACCTCCTTGCCCTTGGCCAGCAGCGTGTTGGCGCCGGTCGGGGTGAAGAAGGCCGGCACGCCCGCGCCCGCGGCGCGCAGCCGCTCCGCCAGCGTGCCCTGAGGCACGATCTCCAGCTCGATCTTTCCGGCCTTGTAGAGCTCCTCGAACACTACCGAGCCGGCCGAGCGCGGGAAGGAGCAGATGATCTTGCGCACCCGCCCCAGCTCCATCAGCCTCGCCAGGCCGGTATGGCCGGTCCCCGCATTGTTGGCGACGACGGTGAGGTCCTTCGCCCCCTGCTCCGCCAGACCCTCGATCAGGGCATTGGGCTGCCCCACCGAGCCGAAGCCACCAATGAGCACGGTGGACCCGTCCTTGACCCCTTCCAGCGCCTCCGCGATCGAGCGGACGAATTTGTTGATCATGCAGACTTCCCGTTGCGGCGCGGAAGGGGCGCCGCCTGCTGCAGCACCCGGTCGATGAAGAGGCTGGTCGCGCCCAGATAGCCAGCCGGATCGGTGAGGGCCTCGATCTTCTTCTTGTCGAGGCGGGAGGACACCTCCTCCTCCCGCGACAGCGCCTCGGCGAGGGGGATACCCTCCTTCAGCGCCACGTCGCAGGCATGGTGGACGGCGTGATGCGCCTGCTCGCGCCCCAGCACGGGGGCGAGGCCCATCATCACCGCCTCGGCCATGATCAGCCCGCCGGTGCTGTCGAGGTTGCGGCGCATGCGCGCGGCATCCACCGTCATCCCCTCGGCCACCAGCACGGCCTGCTCCAGGGCGCCATGCGTCAGCAACAGGCTCTGGAAGATCGCCAGCGGCTCGGCCTGCCAGGGGCCGGTGCCGCGCTCCTGGTCATGCGGCAGGGCGGCCAGCATCTGCGGCACCAGCGCGCTCACCCCGCGCGCCTGGGCGATCACGTATTCGCAGGCGATCGGGTTGCGCTTCTGCGGCATGGTGGAGGAGCCGCCGCGCCCGGGGGCATGCGGCTCGGCCACCTCGGCCACCTCGGTCTGCATCAGCAGCATGACATCGGTGGCGAACTTGCTGAGCGAACCGGTGAGCAGCCCGCACCAGGAAACCAGCTCGGCGAAGCCGTCATGCGCGACATGCCAGGGGATCTCCGGCTCGGCGAGGTCCAGCTCCTGCGCCAGGCCGGCCAGCACCTCCGCTCCCCGGTCGCCCAGTGAGGCCAGGGTGCCCACCGCGCCGCCGAATTCCACCCGCAGCACGCGCGGCCGCAGCTCCGCCAGGCGCTCCCGCATCCGCAGCAGCGGCGAGAGCCAGACGGCGCATTTGTAGCCGAAGGTCACCGGCAGGGCGTGCTGGAGATGCGTGCGGCCGGCCATCACCGTGCCACGGTGCTCCTCCGCCCGCTGCGCCAGGGCGGCGCAGACCCGGTCCAGGTCCCGCCCGATGATCGCCAGCGCGTCGCGGATCACCAGCACCGTGGCGGTGTCGAGGATGTCCTGGGTGGTGGCACCCCAATGGGTCCAGCGCCCGGCTTCCGCCCCGGCGGCCTGGGAAAGCTGCTTCACCAGCCCCACCACCGGATAGCCCGTGTTGCGGGTGGAGACGGCGAGGGCGGCCATGTCGAGATTCTCGGCGCGCGCCGCCGCGGTGATGGCGGGCGCGGCCTCGGCGGGGATCAGCCCCAGCCGGGCCTCGACCCGGGCCAGCGCCGCCTCCACGTCCAGCATGCGCTGCAGCCAGGCATGGTCGCCCGCCACCTCGCGCAGCGCCTCGCTGCCATAGAGGGCGCCGAAGACGGCGCTGTCGGCCGGGTTGACGGTCACGGCGCTTCCTCCGCCATCTCCTTGAGCGTCTTCTTGGCCAGCTTCAGCGCATGGTTGGCCGCCGGC
Protein-coding regions in this window:
- a CDS encoding 3-keto-5-aminohexanoate cleavage protein; its protein translation is MGEPCIISVAITGSVPRKKDNPAVPITIPEQVESTQAAYEAGAALVHVHVRNEDESSSSDPEKFAALQEGIRKHCPDIIIQFSTGGRGRSMDQRGAMLYLKPDMASLATGSVNFPTIVYENPPDFVRHLAQQMLDYGIKPEIEAFDLAMLYNTVDMVKQGLLKPPPHVQFVLGVKHALPAKRDILEFEVQKLREMLPDATWTAAGIGRHQLEVNHWALEMGGHVRTGLEDNIRWDKNTLADSNAQLVKRVAELCAQYGRPVATARQARDMLKIPQVSAA
- the pcaF gene encoding 3-oxoadipyl-CoA thiolase, whose amino-acid sequence is MADAYICDFVRTPIGRYAGALKDVRPDDLLAHTFRALVERNKGVDWAAVDDCYVGCANQAGEDNRDVARMAVLLAGLPVAVPGSTLNRLCGSGLDAVGTAARMIRAGDAELVIAGGVESMTRAPFVMGKAATAFSREAKIEDTTIGWRFVNPMMKKTYGTDSMPETGENVAEQFGISREDQDVFAYRSQQKAKAAQEAGFFAREIIPVTIPGRKGDTVVELDEHPRPDTTLEGLAKLKTPFRTPGTVTAGNASGVNDGAAALIIASEAAARKYGLTPRARVVSMATAGVEPRIMGFGPAPATRKLLARTGLSIGEIDVIELNEAFASQALAVTRDLGLPDDAPQVNPHGGAIALGHPLGASGARIALTSVNALETLGGRRAIATMCIGVGQGIAALIEKV
- a CDS encoding 3-oxoacid CoA-transferase subunit B, translating into MSETLNFRPLSRPQMAARVARDIPEGWYVNLGIGVPTLVADQIPAGHEVVIHSENGLLGMGPAPEEGKVDPWLINAGKQHVTLTPGGSFFHHADSFSIIRGGHLDLCVLGAFEVAQNGDIANWATSANDSAPAVGGAMDLSVGAKRLWVVMEHTTKDGRPRLVEECSYPLTAGRAVTRVYTNLAVIDITAQGFVVREMVPGLDFDTLQARTGAKLHQAD
- a CDS encoding 3-oxoacid CoA-transferase subunit A, whose product is MINKFVRSIAEALEGVKDGSTVLIGGFGSVGQPNALIEGLAEQGAKDLTVVANNAGTGHTGLARLMELGRVRKIICSFPRSAGSVVFEELYKAGKIELEIVPQGTLAERLRAAGAGVPAFFTPTGANTLLAKGKEVREYNGRPCILEEALPGDLALVEAWRADRWGNLVYRESGRNFNPVMAMAGKCTVVQTQHLCEDERRLDPETIVTPGIFTDRVVHVPYGDPQS
- the pcaB gene encoding 3-carboxy-cis,cis-muconate cycloisomerase; this translates as MTVNPADSAVFGALYGSEALREVAGDHAWLQRMLDVEAALARVEARLGLIPAEAAPAITAAARAENLDMAALAVSTRNTGYPVVGLVKQLSQAAGAEAGRWTHWGATTQDILDTATVLVIRDALAIIGRDLDRVCAALAQRAEEHRGTVMAGRTHLQHALPVTFGYKCAVWLSPLLRMRERLAELRPRVLRVEFGGAVGTLASLGDRGAEVLAGLAQELDLAEPEIPWHVAHDGFAELVSWCGLLTGSLSKFATDVMLLMQTEVAEVAEPHAPGRGGSSTMPQKRNPIACEYVIAQARGVSALVPQMLAALPHDQERGTGPWQAEPLAIFQSLLLTHGALEQAVLVAEGMTVDAARMRRNLDSTGGLIMAEAVMMGLAPVLGREQAHHAVHHACDVALKEGIPLAEALSREEEVSSRLDKKKIEALTDPAGYLGATSLFIDRVLQQAAPLPRRNGKSA